From the genome of Geobacter sp. SVR, one region includes:
- a CDS encoding PD-(D/E)XK nuclease family protein, with amino-acid sequence MSKLAAFLGRAIPTHQQKQSSHLGDRTGYVGASDIAGCPRKAALGKQCPSSHDISTLLRFSRGHAAQAMYAEFFKTGGALFEEEVEVRHPDIPEIRCHIDFLFYANRQTKRLHIVEMKSTDGIPDEPYASWVDQLHVQMGLLQLTLDPEVQIGGSILVVDLNAGTYREFNNYAPNKLVFNQLMEKAQHILSATRGECAPKTEPGILCGYCSFRQDCPSHVADMELPPEIHQASKAYLELNEQKKALDTRLEVLKNDILTFVNGAYKGASDGILVNVTSVSDSVIVDGKKLKNSYPDIYDQVTKPKSGFLKLEIKPFMPLAAQAA; translated from the coding sequence ATGAGCAAACTCGCTGCATTTCTGGGACGTGCTATTCCGACCCATCAGCAGAAACAATCATCACATCTTGGTGACCGTACCGGATACGTCGGAGCCTCCGACATTGCCGGCTGCCCACGTAAAGCGGCTCTCGGCAAACAATGCCCGTCCAGTCACGACATCTCGACACTCCTGCGCTTTTCCCGTGGCCATGCTGCGCAAGCCATGTATGCCGAGTTTTTCAAGACTGGCGGCGCCCTCTTCGAGGAAGAAGTCGAAGTACGTCACCCGGACATCCCTGAAATCAGGTGTCACATTGACTTTCTGTTCTATGCGAACCGGCAGACTAAAAGGCTGCACATCGTGGAGATGAAGTCGACCGATGGCATCCCCGATGAACCTTACGCATCCTGGGTGGATCAGCTGCATGTCCAGATGGGCCTGCTGCAACTCACCCTCGATCCGGAAGTGCAAATCGGCGGATCAATTCTAGTGGTTGACCTCAATGCTGGAACATACCGGGAATTCAATAACTATGCACCCAACAAGCTGGTGTTTAATCAGCTTATGGAAAAAGCTCAGCACATCCTTTCGGCAACGCGAGGCGAGTGTGCACCTAAAACGGAACCAGGCATTCTCTGCGGTTATTGCTCGTTTCGCCAGGATTGCCCTTCGCATGTGGCTGATATGGAACTTCCTCCGGAAATCCATCAAGCCAGCAAAGCATACCTGGAATTGAACGAGCAGAAAAAAGCTCTCGACACTCGTCTGGAAGTTCTGAAAAACGACATCCTCACTTTTGTGAATGGTGCGTATAAAGGGGCTTCGGACGGTATCCTTGTTAATGTCACATCAGTGTCAGACTCGGTAATCGTCGACGGCAAGAAGCTGAAGAACTCGTATCCGGATATCTATGATCAAGTCACGAAACCGAAATCTGGCTTTCTGAAGCTTGAAATCAAACCATTCATGCCGCTCGCAGCACAGGCGGCCTGA
- a CDS encoding conjugal transfer protein TraH has protein sequence MKRTVMTRTIAACLAATIALNPALSWSGWVDDWVQQKSSTSPSYYEGSKRGYYTGGSFSARWANTDDHLFTASLPKLKSGCGGIDMFLGGFSFLNVDYLVQKLQNILSAAPAAAFDIALKTLAPQVADTIKTLEAITDRLNSLQLNDCKAAKALVATAASPFSSVMSDSLKAEMKTAQTDFMVSSGAKDLYQDVSKLFESEQKTNAGNKPGVPGTTQTSATSATAGCPTEVLQVFGDGSVLENLAGKKGMSSEYVKLVRGFIGDVVIQNPATTGTTYQAQYIPPCDKNNSFDSFISGSAQGRDTAGACADITDANKNLMVYVAGKMQSIATKIKSKTALTADEEAFLKSTPLSVGLILKNATATNTEGEVIGKLAELTARAYGYYMLLDLFGRAVQLQEMARNIMSTQKGNKAGASPETCQLALLGEGMQHIQTLEEKTLQLLSVAQQSYANAASEINAVEMIVQNMKKFDDTVFSELSDRFGKGIAMRATGRI, from the coding sequence GTGAAACGAACCGTTATGACCCGAACCATCGCTGCCTGCCTGGCGGCAACCATTGCCTTGAACCCGGCACTTTCCTGGTCTGGCTGGGTCGATGACTGGGTGCAGCAGAAAAGCTCAACTTCGCCCAGCTATTATGAAGGATCAAAGCGTGGCTACTACACTGGCGGCAGTTTCTCTGCACGGTGGGCAAACACCGATGACCATCTGTTCACGGCCTCACTGCCCAAGTTGAAGTCCGGTTGCGGCGGAATCGACATGTTTCTCGGCGGCTTCTCGTTTCTGAACGTGGATTACTTGGTCCAGAAGCTCCAGAATATCCTGTCGGCAGCTCCGGCGGCTGCCTTCGACATCGCCCTGAAGACCCTGGCGCCCCAGGTTGCCGATACCATCAAAACCCTCGAAGCGATCACCGACCGGCTTAACTCGCTGCAGTTGAACGATTGCAAGGCGGCCAAGGCATTGGTGGCAACTGCTGCCAGTCCGTTTTCGTCGGTCATGTCCGACAGTCTGAAGGCAGAGATGAAAACAGCCCAGACCGACTTCATGGTGTCGAGTGGCGCCAAGGATCTCTATCAGGATGTAAGCAAGCTTTTCGAGAGTGAACAGAAGACCAATGCTGGCAACAAGCCTGGCGTTCCCGGTACGACCCAGACCTCGGCCACCAGTGCCACTGCCGGCTGCCCGACCGAAGTTCTGCAGGTCTTCGGAGATGGATCGGTTCTGGAGAATCTGGCCGGCAAGAAAGGGATGAGCAGCGAGTACGTCAAACTGGTGCGTGGCTTCATCGGCGATGTGGTCATCCAGAACCCGGCAACGACCGGTACCACCTACCAGGCCCAGTACATTCCTCCGTGCGACAAGAACAACAGCTTCGATTCCTTCATCAGTGGCTCCGCCCAGGGACGGGATACTGCCGGGGCCTGTGCTGACATCACCGATGCCAACAAGAACCTGATGGTCTACGTGGCCGGCAAGATGCAGTCCATCGCCACCAAGATCAAATCGAAAACCGCCCTTACCGCCGACGAGGAGGCGTTCCTCAAGAGTACGCCGCTGTCGGTCGGGCTGATCCTCAAGAATGCCACTGCCACCAATACCGAGGGTGAGGTCATCGGCAAACTGGCAGAACTGACCGCCCGGGCCTACGGCTACTACATGCTGCTCGACCTGTTTGGGCGTGCAGTCCAGTTGCAGGAGATGGCCCGCAACATCATGTCTACCCAGAAGGGTAATAAAGCCGGGGCTTCGCCGGAGACCTGCCAGTTGGCACTCCTCGGCGAAGGTATGCAGCATATCCAGACGCTTGAGGAAAAGACGCTGCAACTTCTGAGCGTTGCCCAGCAGAGTTACGCCAATGCAGCTTCTGAGATCAATGCGGTGGAAATGATCGTCCAGAATATGAAGAAATTCGACGACACAGTGTTTTCGGAATTATCAGACCGGTTCGGCAAAGGAATCGCCATGAGGGCGACCGGCAGAATCTAA
- a CDS encoding single-stranded DNA-binding protein encodes MASLNRVELIGNLGRDPEIRYTPGGTAVASFSLATSEKVKNKNGDWEIRTEWHNIVLYARLAEVAGEYLSKGKSVYLDGKLKTRKWQDRDGKDRYTTEIIGDKLLMLGSKTGSIPDGSDDQPSSSQAHEDIPHDDTDPF; translated from the coding sequence ATGGCAAGTCTGAACCGCGTGGAACTCATCGGCAACCTGGGTCGTGATCCTGAAATCAGGTACACACCAGGAGGCACCGCTGTCGCAAGTTTTTCACTCGCGACCAGTGAGAAGGTAAAGAACAAAAACGGCGATTGGGAGATCCGGACCGAGTGGCACAACATCGTTCTCTATGCACGTCTCGCAGAAGTAGCTGGCGAGTACCTGTCGAAAGGAAAGAGTGTCTACCTCGACGGCAAACTCAAGACCCGCAAATGGCAAGATCGGGACGGTAAGGATCGCTACACAACTGAGATCATCGGCGACAAGCTTCTTATGCTGGGTAGCAAGACTGGCAGCATTCCTGACGGGAGTGACGACCAGCCATCAAGCAGCCAGGCACATGAGGACATTCCGCACGATGACACCGATCCGTTCTAG